The proteins below come from a single Edaphobacter acidisoli genomic window:
- a CDS encoding DJ-1/PfpI family protein → MSVPLFVSERSKPKLSGQPLSVGCLIFDQMDQIDFTGPFEVLSRMPDTTIQIIGKEVKQVRDVQGLRLSPDVSIAETGIFDVLLVPGGYGQQALMHDEEVLGLIRKHVQREKLLFSVCTGALLCGAASVLLGRQVTTHWSTRHLMQYYGAILVDARVVVDGNLISAAGVTAGLDGALALVSLLRGDAAAQEIQLAIEYSPNPIFHSGTPESAPAEVLETFQKRYELIGTARETEAMRYAVTNRHEQH, encoded by the coding sequence ATGAGTGTTCCACTATTTGTTAGCGAGAGGTCTAAGCCAAAGCTTTCTGGGCAACCGCTTTCTGTGGGCTGCTTGATCTTCGATCAAATGGATCAGATCGACTTCACGGGACCATTTGAAGTTCTTTCACGCATGCCGGATACAACCATCCAGATCATCGGAAAAGAAGTTAAACAGGTACGCGACGTGCAAGGGCTTCGCCTTTCGCCGGATGTGAGCATCGCAGAAACAGGAATATTCGATGTACTGCTTGTTCCCGGCGGCTATGGGCAACAGGCACTGATGCACGACGAGGAAGTACTAGGACTCATCCGCAAACACGTACAGAGGGAAAAGCTCTTGTTTTCAGTCTGCACAGGAGCCCTGCTCTGTGGTGCAGCGAGTGTGCTGCTGGGAAGACAGGTAACCACTCATTGGAGCACACGGCATTTGATGCAGTATTACGGAGCGATTCTTGTCGATGCAAGGGTCGTGGTTGACGGCAACCTCATCAGCGCCGCAGGCGTAACGGCCGGACTAGATGGAGCGCTGGCGTTGGTCTCTCTCTTGCGCGGAGATGCGGCTGCGCAAGAGATTCAGCTTGCCATTGAGTATTCGCCGAACCCCATTTTTCACAGTGGAACTCCGGAGAGCGCACCCGCTGAAGTACTCGAAACATTTCAGAAGAGATACGAGCTCATCGGGACTGCAAGAGAGACGGAGGCAATGCGTTACGCGGTAACCAATAGGCACGAGCAGCACTGA
- a CDS encoding c-type cytochrome, which translates to MRARCHLIILVAAMLLTGCKVSPPNRVERYVVHEVKHHITVGNKSAQNPIPLTTENLADGKEAFGHYCTVCHGLDGQGTGVPFADQMSPPLPSLASPEVQSYTDGQLKWIVENGIAPSGMPASKGTLNDDEMWSIVLFLRHLPPAGSLGEPEVYSH; encoded by the coding sequence ATGCGTGCTCGCTGCCATCTGATCATTCTCGTCGCAGCCATGCTGCTCACAGGTTGCAAAGTAAGCCCGCCGAATCGAGTCGAACGCTATGTGGTGCATGAAGTGAAACACCATATCACCGTGGGCAACAAGTCGGCACAGAATCCGATCCCGCTTACAACTGAGAATCTTGCCGATGGCAAAGAGGCGTTCGGGCACTACTGTACCGTATGCCACGGACTCGACGGTCAAGGTACGGGCGTGCCGTTTGCCGACCAGATGTCTCCACCGCTGCCATCGCTGGCTTCTCCCGAGGTGCAAAGTTACACCGACGGTCAGTTGAAATGGATCGTCGAAAACGGCATCGCCCCTTCAGGCATGCCCGCATCAAAAGGCACTCTTAATGATGATGAGATGTGGTCGATCGTGCTCTTTCTCAGGCACCTTCCTCCTGCCGGCAGCTTAGGGGAGCCAGAGGTATACAGCCACTAA
- a CDS encoding SDR family NAD(P)-dependent oxidoreductase — MGVLEGKVAVVTGGNSGIGLATAKRFVDEGAYVFITARRQAELDRAVSAIGRNVAAIAGDLSQLADIDRIAAAVKTGKGVVDIIVSNAGFTEQAPLASITPEHFDRTFNLMARAPVFLVQKLLPLMSRGGSIILVGSAMHVMGIPNHTAYAATKAAMRSYARTWAAEFKDSGIRVNVLSPGVTDTPILDSQSEEHGRDEVVKMYLNMIPINRLAQAVEIANAAVFLGSEQSSYVTGADLMVDGGVGQV; from the coding sequence ATGGGTGTACTCGAAGGTAAGGTAGCAGTCGTCACGGGCGGCAACAGTGGAATTGGTTTGGCCACAGCGAAGCGGTTTGTCGACGAAGGAGCATACGTTTTCATCACGGCACGCCGGCAAGCAGAACTGGATAGGGCTGTGTCTGCGATCGGCAGGAACGTCGCGGCCATAGCAGGAGATCTTTCACAACTTGCAGATATCGATCGCATCGCTGCGGCGGTGAAGACAGGAAAGGGCGTCGTGGACATCATCGTGTCCAATGCGGGCTTTACGGAGCAGGCGCCGCTAGCAAGTATCACGCCCGAACATTTCGATAGGACATTCAATCTTATGGCACGTGCTCCGGTCTTCCTGGTGCAGAAGCTATTGCCGTTGATGAGTCGCGGCGGCTCGATCATCTTGGTCGGCTCTGCAATGCATGTCATGGGCATTCCGAACCATACAGCCTACGCTGCGACTAAGGCGGCGATGCGCTCCTATGCTCGCACATGGGCTGCTGAGTTCAAGGACAGCGGTATACGTGTCAATGTTCTGAGTCCCGGCGTTACCGATACCCCTATCCTGGATTCACAGTCGGAAGAGCACGGACGAGACGAAGTTGTAAAGATGTACCTGAACATGATCCCGATCAACCGCCTTGCGCAGGCCGTGGAAATCGCCAATGCAGCTGTCTTTCTGGGTTCCGAGCAGAGCTCATATGTGACCGGAGCGGATCTGATGGTAGACGGTGGCGTCGGTCAGGTTTAA
- a CDS encoding cytochrome c — translation MKMIQRIMHAWLARLALSVGIAAVSVSGSVFAQTHSNNSSSSKPKSLHQASAAKAVPDPGEEKFRANCGRCHTTPEQLSPRITGTIVMHMRVRASLSEQDAQDILRYLSP, via the coding sequence ATGAAGATGATTCAGCGCATAATGCACGCATGGCTAGCAAGGCTCGCGCTCTCTGTTGGCATCGCAGCAGTGTCTGTATCTGGAAGTGTGTTTGCTCAGACGCATTCGAACAACTCCTCGTCATCGAAACCCAAAAGCTTGCACCAAGCGAGCGCAGCTAAAGCCGTGCCCGATCCGGGGGAGGAAAAATTCCGTGCAAATTGCGGCCGTTGCCACACGACGCCGGAGCAGCTATCTCCGCGAATCACGGGAACAATCGTGATGCACATGCGCGTGCGCGCCTCGCTGAGTGAACAAGACGCACAAGACATCCTGCGCTATTTGTCCCCATAA
- a CDS encoding carbonic anhydrase, whose translation MMNTLDLMLEHNKELATPMPSLPQSLQTLKAVIIGCADMRVDPVQVLGIKPGEAVVMRNIGGRVTPGLLEEFGLLGRIGEVAGTIPGNGGEFHLIVLHHTDCGSTRLVGDPAMLAHYFQIPEKEVTAKSVSDPRKSVVVDVAALRAIPALPGEWLISGLVYDISTGLVEVVVPAAPIRTGQNNLAVEVA comes from the coding sequence GAACACAACAAAGAGCTCGCTACCCCAATGCCATCGCTTCCACAATCTTTGCAAACGTTAAAAGCGGTAATCATCGGTTGTGCAGATATGCGCGTTGATCCTGTTCAGGTGCTTGGCATCAAGCCCGGTGAGGCCGTCGTCATGAGAAACATCGGCGGTCGAGTCACGCCGGGGCTGTTGGAGGAGTTTGGGCTGCTCGGACGAATTGGAGAAGTTGCCGGAACGATTCCGGGAAACGGTGGGGAATTTCACCTGATTGTGCTTCATCACACGGATTGTGGCAGTACACGTCTTGTGGGAGACCCTGCCATGCTGGCGCACTACTTTCAGATACCGGAAAAGGAAGTTACGGCCAAGTCAGTCTCCGATCCGCGCAAGTCGGTCGTCGTCGATGTTGCTGCTCTCAGAGCGATTCCGGCATTGCCGGGCGAATGGCTCATTTCAGGCCTCGTTTATGACATATCTACTGGGCTTGTCGAAGTTGTAGTACCTGCGGCCCCAATTCGTACCGGTCAAAATAACCTGGCGGTTGAGGTCGCATGA
- a CDS encoding TetR/AcrR family transcriptional regulator: MKTSAKLGRPAAFNKKIALDIAMRLFWERGYEGTSMADLSLAMGIHPSSIYAAFGNKQELFALAAKRYADVPAQYMVKALEQPTLRDFILAAFDNTVEFLGSKEHPSSCFTLTGAISCGTDTEPAKALMQKMRLQNEAAIKARLLKARKAGEFPPEENVDDYTRYLSSLLSGLAIQAANGSTRAELKRTAEVAIRHLGLER; this comes from the coding sequence ATGAAGACCTCAGCGAAACTCGGAAGACCGGCTGCGTTCAACAAAAAGATCGCTTTGGATATCGCTATGCGGCTCTTTTGGGAACGGGGTTATGAGGGGACATCGATGGCGGACCTCTCTCTGGCTATGGGCATCCACCCATCGAGCATCTACGCCGCCTTCGGTAACAAACAGGAGCTCTTTGCGCTTGCCGCCAAACGGTACGCTGACGTGCCAGCGCAATATATGGTGAAAGCACTCGAGCAGCCTACGCTGCGAGACTTCATTCTCGCTGCATTCGACAACACGGTTGAGTTCCTTGGTTCAAAAGAGCATCCTTCCAGTTGCTTCACGCTCACTGGTGCTATCTCCTGCGGTACGGATACGGAACCTGCAAAAGCCTTGATGCAAAAGATGCGCCTGCAAAACGAGGCGGCCATCAAAGCCCGCCTCCTCAAGGCTCGAAAAGCTGGAGAGTTTCCACCAGAAGAGAATGTCGACGACTATACGAGGTATCTCTCTTCACTGCTAAGCGGTCTGGCTATTCAGGCCGCGAACGGTTCAACTAGAGCTGAATTGAAGCGCACGGCGGAGGTCGCGATCAGACACTTGGGTCTTGAAAGATAA
- a CDS encoding cupredoxin domain-containing protein: protein MRPKFALLAVIAVALIFSSILPLSACAQDQPQRVEVVAKRFQFIPADITLKKGVPVVLVLTSQDVGHGLKFKELSIDIKAKKGKSAEVTFTPQQTGTFIGQCSVFCGSGHGSMKLTLHVTE from the coding sequence ATGAGACCCAAATTCGCCTTACTCGCCGTAATTGCAGTGGCGCTAATATTTTCGTCGATCCTTCCATTGTCCGCGTGCGCACAAGATCAGCCTCAGCGGGTTGAGGTTGTAGCAAAGCGCTTTCAGTTCATTCCCGCGGACATCACCCTGAAAAAGGGAGTGCCCGTCGTATTGGTTTTGACCAGCCAGGATGTAGGTCATGGGCTGAAGTTTAAAGAGCTGAGCATCGACATTAAGGCAAAGAAGGGAAAGTCAGCCGAAGTCACGTTCACGCCACAGCAAACAGGAACGTTCATCGGCCAGTGCTCTGTATTTTGTGGATCGGGACATGGGTCGATGAAGCTGACGCTGCATGTAACGGAGTGA